The Styela clava chromosome 11, kaStyClav1.hap1.2, whole genome shotgun sequence genome includes the window TCATTACTAATTCTGATTTAGTATACTTTAGGTAAATTCAAACTTACATTTAAGGTTGATTTCGTGCATAGATTGGCTGACAGAAGTAGCAACTTTCATCATTTCTTGATATTTAAAACATGTAGATCTATTCATTCTTTCCAACAATGCATAATCTTCAACTGAATTTGCCACTTCCCCCTAAATTAGTTCCAATGGCTAGCTTTTCAATATCACACTACTATTTACAGAATATATACCAAAGTCTCGCCTATGTTTTAAAAGCAGATACATTTACAACAAACTCGAATATCTCGGATTCaacaaaaatcatatttagaAAAAAGTTATACCTTCAAATAGTTTTCCAATTTTGCAAACATGTTGTTGCATAAATCACCCAATTCTTTTTCAGACTTCgtcattttttctatttttctcgGATGAACTTTTTTCAACTCACCCACAGTACTCGAAGCTTGTCCACTCTGAAAAATCAATTGTTAAAACAGATACAActtataaaataacaaattatattGAAATCGCCTATTGAATAGCTACGATTCAAAGTTCCACAATTACCAAAGTAAAAATGGCTCTTCTTTTATGTTCATAATAGCCCTTAAATTTCAGCTAACCTGTGAGATCGCAATAGACGATGGATTTTCAATGGTAAGCGCAGGAATTTCATCTTTTCCGAGCGGCACAACACCaatatcttcaatttctttatCATCTTCTAATTTTGACTTTTCATTTTCCTCAAAAGATATATTGCTATAATCAGAACTGGTATTCAAATCTTTGGGATCAATGTCCaaatttttaacagttttttcATTATCAACAAAGTCTTCTGGTTG containing:
- the LOC120347454 gene encoding uncharacterized protein LOC120347454, giving the protein MSEDSAEATNEMDTDQQPKQDDIQQPEDFVDNEKTVKNLDIDPKDLNTSSDYSNISFEENEKSKLEDDKEIEDIGVVPLGKDEIPALTIENPSSIAISQSGQASSTVGELKKVHPRKIEKMTKSEKELGDLCNNMFAKLENYLKGEVANSVEDYALLERMNRSTCFKYQEMMKVATSVSQSMHEINLKFSDLRPYLEQIEQIEQSVLVLEQAAYKLDGYAKRLEERFRKLEKR